One Candidatus Nitrotoga arctica genomic window, CACCAGCGAATGGTAGCGTGTAGCGGTGAATGGGTTGGGCAGGCCATGAAAAACGCTCCTATTGTTGTGAAAGATGGCCGAGGTTTTGCCGTGCATTAGCTGCTTGGCGTGAACAATTTTTCCACCGAATGACTGGCCGATACTCTGATGGCCCAGGCATACACCAAAAATGGGAATGCGTCCGGCAAAGCGCTGAATGGTGGCGACCGAAATCCCAGCTTCGTTAGGCGTGCACGGTCCTGGTGAAACTACAATACATTGCGGTTGTAGTATCTCAATCTGCTCCAGTGAAA contains:
- a CDS encoding anthranilate synthase component II, with the protein product MLLMIDNYDSFTYNLVQYFAELGADVVVHRNDEISLEQIEILQPQCIVVSPGPCTPNEAGISVATIQRFAGRIPIFGVCLGHQSIGQSFGGKIVHAKQLMHGKTSAIFHNNRSVFHGLPNPFTATRYHSLVIDHATLPDCLEITAWTEDGEIMGVRHKTMAVEGVQFHPESILTEYGHELLANFLRGER